A part of Pirellulales bacterium genomic DNA contains:
- the panC gene encoding pantoate--beta-alanine ligase, with the protein MTQGTSTPATSASDTCRIIPTGAALRDAIASARRAGRTIGFVPTMGALHAGHTSLVDAARQECDLVVASIFVNPTQFGPGEDFERYPRNLTADVAQLAPRGVEIVFVPSPTEIYRPGHATIVEVAGVTEPLEGPIRPGHFRGVATVVLKLLNLVAPDVAFFGQKDFQQSLVVRRLVADLDVPVKIRVCPTVREPDGLAMSSRNAYLAPDDRQKALVLSRCLAHACELFESGQRDAAVIKHQMREMFDDAPGAMIDYLTLADSESLHDVDEVTPHTVALVAARVGSVRLIDNCFLGQKPLWQ; encoded by the coding sequence ATGACGCAAGGAACCTCGACTCCTGCAACATCGGCCAGCGATACCTGCCGTATTATTCCGACAGGCGCCGCATTACGCGACGCCATCGCTTCGGCTCGACGTGCAGGGCGCACGATCGGGTTCGTGCCGACGATGGGAGCGTTGCACGCCGGCCATACGAGCCTGGTTGACGCCGCGCGCCAGGAGTGTGATCTGGTCGTCGCGTCGATCTTTGTCAATCCAACGCAGTTTGGCCCCGGTGAAGATTTTGAGCGGTATCCGCGCAACCTAACTGCCGATGTGGCGCAACTAGCGCCGCGCGGCGTCGAAATTGTTTTCGTTCCATCGCCGACAGAAATCTACCGGCCGGGTCATGCGACGATCGTCGAGGTCGCGGGCGTGACCGAGCCGTTGGAAGGACCCATTCGACCGGGCCACTTTCGCGGCGTGGCCACGGTGGTTCTAAAGCTGTTGAATCTGGTCGCGCCTGACGTCGCGTTTTTCGGCCAGAAAGATTTTCAGCAGTCGTTGGTCGTGCGTCGGCTGGTCGCCGATTTGGATGTGCCGGTCAAGATTCGCGTCTGCCCCACAGTGCGCGAACCCGACGGATTGGCCATGAGCTCGCGCAATGCCTATTTGGCTCCGGACGATCGGCAGAAAGCGCTCGTGCTGAGCCGTTGTTTGGCGCACGCTTGCGAACTGTTTGAGTCGGGTCAGCGTGATGCTGCGGTGATCAAGCATCAAATGCGCGAGATGTTCGACGACGCGCCGGGCGCGATGATCGACTACCTGACGCTGGCGGACAGTGAATCGCTCCACGATGTCGACGAAGTAACGCCGCACACCGTGGCGCTCGTGGCGGCCCGGGTTGGCAGCGTCCGCCTGATCGACAACTGTTTTCTTGGGCAGAAACCGCTGTGGCAGTGA
- the folK gene encoding 2-amino-4-hydroxy-6-hydroxymethyldihydropteridine diphosphokinase encodes MALCLVALGANIGDRRGTLLQAVAQLAAAPGVTVRAESGWQDTLAVGGPPEQPEYLNGAVLLETSLAAPAVLSILKQIEVSLGRVRDVRWGPRTVDLDLLLYDDLVLTSPDLTVPHPRMAFRRFVIEPAAEIAGWMRHPTIGWTLRALRDHLRHAVPYVAIAGFDAAARIRLAANLASQSHGRLISAPFPVEYASGTGADSTGPVRGRAIELLDSYRRLLDRDQWAELSRLAVSDFWIEQPCSDASSMRLGQVEQEFALAVAAARTTTMRPKLLILLDPPTNLADANQRARALAVLAQRPGVGPLLHLTNASPEENLAQAVAAVEAMT; translated from the coding sequence ATGGCACTCTGTCTGGTGGCCTTGGGGGCCAATATCGGCGATCGGCGCGGCACCTTGTTGCAGGCTGTAGCCCAGCTCGCAGCTGCGCCAGGAGTGACGGTACGCGCCGAGAGCGGCTGGCAAGACACACTGGCGGTCGGCGGCCCGCCTGAGCAGCCTGAATATCTAAACGGCGCCGTCCTCCTGGAAACATCGCTGGCTGCGCCCGCCGTGCTATCGATCCTCAAGCAAATCGAAGTGTCGCTGGGACGCGTGCGCGACGTGCGCTGGGGCCCCCGGACTGTCGATTTGGACTTGCTGCTGTACGACGATCTGGTGCTCACCTCGCCCGACTTGACCGTGCCGCATCCGCGAATGGCCTTTCGGCGCTTTGTAATCGAGCCGGCGGCCGAAATTGCCGGCTGGATGCGCCATCCGACGATTGGTTGGACGCTGCGCGCATTGCGCGATCATCTGCGCCATGCCGTGCCCTACGTGGCAATCGCTGGCTTCGATGCCGCCGCCAGAATCCGATTGGCGGCGAATCTGGCCTCGCAAAGTCACGGCCGCTTGATCAGCGCCCCTTTTCCGGTCGAATATGCCTCGGGAACAGGCGCCGACTCGACTGGCCCGGTCCGCGGTCGGGCGATAGAATTGCTCGACTCGTATCGCCGGCTGCTGGACAGGGATCAATGGGCCGAGCTATCGCGATTGGCCGTCAGCGATTTTTGGATCGAACAGCCGTGCAGCGACGCTTCGTCGATGAGGCTCGGGCAAGTCGAGCAAGAATTTGCCCTGGCCGTCGCCGCCGCTCGCACAACGACGATGCGCCCGAAGTTGTTGATCCTGTTGGATCCGCCGACAAATCTCGCGGACGCCAACCAGCGGGCGCGAGCACTTGCTGTCCTGGCACAGCGGCCAGGTGTGGGGCCGCTTTTGCACCTGACGAACGCGTCGCCTGAGGAGAACCTGGCACAGGCCGTAGCGGCGGTCGAGGCCATGACATAG